Proteins from a genomic interval of Pseudodesulfovibrio nedwellii:
- a CDS encoding methyl-accepting chemotaxis protein — MKLSVKMLVFCLLIGILPLGGMVGYSLYTASGSLKDQARSKLASVKEAKLHDLYVLTETWSKDITMYSEARYVYSALVRLRDIVFYEAKPGRKMDISNEDYAHALKRVSAEFLPWIKVRGYADALIVDDTGHIVFSVTRGSELGEDIAKGHLSRSRLQKAWKRALAGETVFVDFHPYSPLERQPCAFIAAPIRRYGKEIEGVAMLRIPVESVNAVMSPRAGMGKTGEAYLVGQDRLMRSDLYSDVEQYSVEASFASPRRGAMDTLPARKGLAGEKGSMDAIDYRGHEVLAGYAPVPVGDTVWGLVVKIDASEALASISNLENAAIIVAGSSAVGILIVTLIFLRCALLRPLNGLREYAGKVAEGELDAVASGEFKGELKQVQEAIECMVHTLGDKMQEAEVASELAQSRAVESEAAVVQAESERQARTDAAKAQREGMLQAAGMLEVVVTGMKEASGVVNSESDRILEGANSLSHRVEQTATSMEQLAGSIREVAGNAEDASKAAELAHNRAREGAEVVRKTVHSIGDVHTITEQLKVKVANLGAKASSIDKVMTVISDIADQTNLLALNAAIEAARAGEAGRGFAVVADEVRKLAEKTMDATREVGGSIADIQADVQENIRGMDMAAEKVDSANGLAGESGDALNEIMEFFEATTQQVEAIAAASSQQSAAGEEINRAVSEVDAVSSKTAQAVGETGGAIAELTDQIETLSKLYGLFMLLGEGAVQEEVAELAREPLLASFDCLQQQDILHRAVRENPSLEIAWITDTNGIQVTDCALAHDSPIGTLKGGVGTDWSHRDWFHEPLRTGEAYVSNIYHSKVIDDYCLTVSTPLRNGEGEVLGVLAVDVRHDASKRGVTDTV; from the coding sequence ATGAAACTCAGTGTGAAAATGCTCGTTTTCTGCTTGCTTATAGGCATTCTGCCCTTAGGAGGCATGGTTGGATACAGTCTGTATACCGCGTCCGGGAGTCTGAAGGATCAGGCCAGAAGCAAGCTTGCTTCGGTTAAGGAGGCCAAGCTTCATGATTTGTATGTATTGACAGAGACTTGGAGCAAGGACATCACCATGTATTCCGAGGCCCGATACGTTTACAGCGCATTGGTCCGGTTGCGGGACATCGTTTTTTATGAAGCCAAGCCTGGGCGGAAGATGGATATCAGCAACGAGGATTATGCCCATGCTTTAAAACGGGTGTCTGCCGAGTTTCTTCCTTGGATTAAAGTTCGTGGATATGCCGATGCCCTGATAGTGGATGATACAGGACACATTGTTTTTTCTGTTACCCGTGGCAGTGAGCTTGGCGAAGATATTGCCAAAGGTCACCTTTCCAGAAGTCGGCTCCAGAAGGCTTGGAAACGTGCTCTCGCTGGAGAAACGGTCTTTGTCGACTTCCACCCCTATTCTCCTTTGGAACGTCAGCCTTGTGCGTTTATCGCTGCTCCGATCAGGCGGTATGGAAAAGAGATTGAAGGGGTGGCCATGCTCCGTATTCCTGTAGAAAGCGTGAATGCGGTCATGAGTCCTCGGGCTGGCATGGGAAAGACCGGTGAAGCCTATCTGGTTGGTCAGGACAGGCTCATGCGGTCCGATCTCTATTCTGATGTTGAACAATACAGCGTTGAGGCCTCCTTTGCGTCTCCTCGGCGTGGTGCCATGGATACGTTACCTGCGCGTAAGGGGTTGGCAGGCGAAAAAGGCAGTATGGATGCGATAGATTATCGCGGTCATGAAGTTCTGGCAGGCTATGCGCCCGTCCCGGTGGGTGACACTGTTTGGGGATTGGTCGTAAAAATAGATGCTTCCGAAGCCTTGGCCTCAATCAGCAATCTTGAAAATGCGGCCATTATTGTGGCTGGTTCATCTGCGGTAGGCATCCTCATTGTGACATTGATTTTTCTCCGTTGCGCCCTGCTCCGTCCTCTCAATGGGCTTCGTGAATACGCGGGTAAGGTGGCTGAGGGAGAGCTGGATGCCGTGGCATCAGGGGAATTTAAGGGTGAATTGAAGCAGGTTCAGGAAGCGATTGAATGCATGGTGCATACTTTGGGTGATAAGATGCAGGAAGCTGAAGTCGCTTCCGAGTTGGCCCAGTCTCGTGCTGTAGAGTCAGAAGCCGCCGTGGTGCAGGCCGAAAGCGAACGGCAAGCCCGGACCGATGCGGCCAAAGCACAGCGTGAAGGTATGCTTCAGGCCGCCGGTATGCTCGAAGTAGTTGTTACCGGTATGAAAGAGGCTTCGGGGGTGGTGAATAGTGAATCCGACAGGATTTTGGAAGGAGCCAACAGCCTGAGTCATCGCGTGGAACAGACCGCGACATCCATGGAACAACTGGCAGGTTCCATCCGTGAAGTGGCGGGAAATGCCGAGGACGCGTCCAAGGCCGCCGAATTGGCGCATAATCGTGCCCGTGAAGGGGCTGAAGTGGTTCGCAAGACTGTTCATTCCATTGGCGATGTGCATACCATTACCGAGCAGCTTAAGGTCAAAGTCGCAAACCTTGGAGCCAAGGCCAGTTCCATTGATAAGGTGATGACGGTTATTTCCGACATTGCTGATCAAACCAACCTGTTGGCATTGAATGCGGCCATTGAGGCGGCACGGGCCGGTGAGGCTGGACGGGGGTTTGCCGTGGTCGCGGATGAGGTACGCAAATTGGCCGAGAAAACCATGGACGCCACCCGTGAAGTCGGCGGGTCCATTGCCGACATTCAGGCCGATGTTCAAGAGAACATTCGAGGCATGGACATGGCCGCTGAAAAAGTGGATTCGGCCAATGGGTTGGCAGGAGAGTCCGGCGATGCGTTGAATGAAATCATGGAGTTTTTCGAGGCCACAACACAACAGGTGGAGGCTATCGCTGCCGCAAGCAGTCAGCAATCAGCCGCAGGAGAAGAAATTAATAGAGCTGTTTCGGAAGTTGATGCTGTTTCCAGCAAAACCGCTCAGGCGGTGGGTGAAACAGGAGGAGCCATCGCCGAATTGACCGACCAGATTGAGACGCTGTCCAAACTCTATGGACTGTTCATGCTTTTGGGTGAAGGCGCAGTGCAGGAAGAAGTTGCTGAGTTGGCTCGGGAGCCGTTGCTGGCCAGTTTTGATTGCTTACAACAACAGGATATTCTTCACCGGGCTGTGCGGGAGAATCCGAGCCTGGAGATAGCCTGGATCACAGATACGAATGGTATTCAGGTGACGGATTGTGCCTTGGCACACGATTCTCCAATTGGAACACTCAAGGGTGGCGTCGGAACAGACTGGTCTCACCGTGACTGGTTTCATGAACCCTTGCGTACAGGTGAGGCATATGTGTCGAATATATATCACTCAAAAGTCATTGATGACTATTGCCTGACAGTGTCCACGCCTTTGAGGAATGGAGAGGGGGAGGTTCTTGGCGTGCTGGCCGTGGACGTAAGGCATGACGCATCAAAGCGGGGTGTGACTGATACTGTGTGA
- a CDS encoding competence protein ComEC: MTGMWISDPIFWVLALPALAVSGLLMQMILSLFRCCGSFKFRGKAVQLKWWMIPATSCLCCLVWGMAVFYAIFFSS; this comes from the coding sequence ATGACCGGTATGTGGATATCCGACCCAATTTTCTGGGTCCTTGCCTTGCCTGCATTGGCCGTCTCCGGCCTGCTTATGCAGATGATCTTATCGTTGTTTCGCTGTTGTGGTTCCTTCAAATTCCGCGGCAAGGCTGTGCAATTGAAATGGTGGATGATTCCCGCCACAAGTTGTCTCTGTTGTCTTGTCTGGGGCATGGCTGTTTTCTATGCCATATTCTTTTCGTCCTGA
- a CDS encoding diadenylate cyclase, translating into MPEASFENICIFHILDGLREGLSHFSPPSRAAVVYAQSGDAPPRICDPQNLLEGHEPKLRDYYLYSNKWRGEPPEGQELEIIDSDKAGLDLSGIITLGARSRPMHYQMWFTEEHPDMCSLGPTANWLEYAAELVSQNFETCNVMGLDIAGFMLQHCANHAIRNFIVDERSRLGWLDTQIRVYPFLDAIMGVSGTKEEGAWPRGRIVVVEPSQLDQVRMICRFPLHEQPSLSDTKHVRKLLQAVEFSGRVLVSDGSTVLGIAIGPMPGAYLAAQFSGTHGFLWIKDDLVCSFSDGRFHSSNLKANLVQLEEQLLETDLNMEEQHGLLHIISHMVNRVRDRKHGCTLIVDAGTNFLKTAGQHFEKPLDLQESSQLKLACSLAKLDGALHIGRDLKLYGFGCLMDGQSVPGENRARGARFNSALRFTAEHEDIVVVVVSSDRPVSIIKNGVELTALCHFQQIRGFARPPLLAEWVMS; encoded by the coding sequence ATGCCTGAAGCATCATTCGAGAATATCTGTATATTCCATATTTTGGACGGACTTCGCGAAGGGTTGTCGCATTTTTCACCCCCAAGTCGAGCCGCAGTTGTGTACGCCCAGAGCGGTGACGCTCCTCCTCGTATATGTGATCCGCAAAATCTGCTGGAAGGTCACGAACCTAAGCTTCGGGATTACTATCTGTATTCCAATAAATGGCGGGGAGAACCGCCGGAAGGTCAGGAATTGGAGATTATTGATTCTGACAAGGCCGGACTGGACCTGTCAGGTATCATCACTCTGGGAGCACGTTCTCGTCCTATGCATTATCAAATGTGGTTTACCGAGGAACATCCGGATATGTGTTCGTTGGGACCGACCGCAAATTGGTTGGAGTATGCCGCAGAGCTGGTTTCTCAGAATTTTGAAACGTGCAATGTCATGGGTTTGGATATAGCCGGGTTCATGTTGCAGCATTGTGCCAATCATGCCATTCGGAATTTTATTGTGGATGAACGCAGTCGTTTGGGGTGGTTGGATACGCAGATACGTGTTTACCCGTTTTTGGACGCTATTATGGGCGTGTCCGGCACCAAGGAAGAAGGTGCATGGCCCAGAGGTCGTATCGTGGTAGTTGAGCCGAGTCAGCTCGATCAGGTACGCATGATCTGCCGATTCCCTTTGCATGAACAGCCAAGTCTTTCCGACACCAAACATGTGCGTAAGCTGCTACAGGCCGTTGAATTTTCCGGGCGCGTTTTGGTCTCGGACGGTTCCACCGTGCTTGGCATAGCTATTGGTCCCATGCCGGGAGCGTATCTGGCAGCACAATTCAGCGGCACCCATGGATTTTTGTGGATCAAGGATGATCTGGTGTGCAGTTTTTCTGATGGTCGTTTCCATTCTTCCAATCTCAAGGCGAATCTGGTTCAGCTTGAAGAACAATTGTTGGAGACCGATTTGAACATGGAGGAGCAACACGGCCTGCTCCATATCATTTCGCATATGGTTAACCGGGTGCGTGACCGCAAGCATGGGTGCACGTTGATCGTAGACGCGGGTACAAACTTTTTGAAGACAGCGGGTCAGCACTTTGAAAAGCCGTTGGACCTTCAGGAAAGCAGTCAGCTCAAGCTCGCCTGTTCACTGGCAAAATTGGACGGCGCACTGCATATTGGACGAGATCTGAAACTCTACGGCTTTGGTTGTCTTATGGATGGCCAATCCGTTCCCGGTGAGAACAGGGCGCGTGGTGCGCGGTTTAACTCGGCATTGAGGTTCACGGCTGAACATGAGGATATCGTGGTGGTTGTGGTTTCGTCCGACCGGCCTGTTTCCATTATTAAAAATGGTGTGGAACTGACTGCTTTATGTCATTTTCAGCAGATTCGTGGTTTTGCCCGCCCTCCCCTGTTGGCAGAATGGGTGATGAGCTGA
- a CDS encoding HAD hydrolase family protein, protein MTAYPPVTLLVRNIEKSSAFYKKALGFNLAWDALLMGAFGQCLRLVEAKDTTAGGCVIVTIEVPDVTQAVAAILDNGGGRAEKLMGDKPLYLGLDGEMIALTQRGLPGADKVKLVVYDFDGVMTDNTVSVDQDGREYIRANRGDGMGVGMIRKLGLEQVILSTEVNPVVKARADKIKLEAIHGIRDKASALLELADKRSISVAEVLFVGNDVNDAAGMALAGFKVAPSDAHPSILALADYITTARGGEGVIRELADVLIAVKG, encoded by the coding sequence ATGACAGCCTATCCTCCCGTCACCCTGTTGGTCAGGAATATCGAAAAATCTTCCGCATTCTATAAGAAGGCCCTTGGCTTCAATCTCGCTTGGGACGCCTTGCTTATGGGGGCGTTTGGGCAATGCCTGCGTCTTGTGGAGGCCAAAGATACCACGGCCGGCGGGTGTGTCATTGTGACCATTGAGGTGCCGGATGTGACACAAGCTGTGGCTGCCATTCTGGACAACGGCGGAGGGCGTGCCGAGAAACTTATGGGCGACAAGCCGCTTTATCTTGGTTTGGATGGCGAGATGATCGCCTTGACCCAGCGCGGTTTGCCCGGTGCCGATAAAGTCAAGCTCGTGGTGTATGATTTTGATGGAGTCATGACAGACAACACGGTGTCCGTAGATCAGGATGGCCGGGAATATATCCGGGCAAATCGTGGCGATGGCATGGGAGTTGGCATGATCCGTAAGCTCGGTCTTGAACAGGTTATTTTGAGCACGGAAGTCAATCCGGTGGTGAAAGCCAGAGCCGACAAAATTAAGCTGGAAGCCATTCATGGCATCCGTGACAAGGCATCCGCCCTGCTTGAGTTGGCGGACAAGCGGTCCATATCCGTGGCTGAAGTTTTATTTGTCGGGAATGATGTCAATGATGCCGCTGGTATGGCTTTGGCAGGGTTCAAAGTTGCACCATCCGATGCGCATCCCTCCATTCTCGCCCTAGCGGACTATATTACAACAGCTCGTGGCGGCGAAGGCGTGATCCGCGAACTTGCTGATGTTCTTATCGCTGTAAAAGGGTAA
- a CDS encoding efflux RND transporter permease subunit — protein sequence MKKYSPVQNLIRLTLGQKVFVNLLFVLLMVVGVFCVFDLPVERYPDVRMGKVIISGFLPGASPEEVETLVTRKIEDALQDLENVEFIRSRSFRQRASIMVKFLDDTDYDTLYDELRFKVLSVQNDLPDEMDPPSFMVIRVSEWLPVISVNLVGDRSNRALTLMAEEMKLPLQRIPGVKEVQIDGEYEREFHVSLDPQKMMQLGVTFDEVGQALEGANVSVPAGDFVSDSGEYVIVVDEKFRSRDEIAATVVRRDLDGSFVTVGDVLSHAGMDYRDPFVVSSVNGKDSISIKIIKTPQGNSLDIGAEVERVVAAFKSVLDKEGVETVMTQDQRINVNENISTLGSNLLVGIVLVCVCIWLVMGFRNAMLTTVGVPFSFLVTMIIMWLTNNSINEITLFSFVLVSGIIVDDAIVVVENIYRHVQEGLRLKEAVIVGTGEVFLPVLAATSTTVAAFLPMLIMSGSTGEFFAQVPKAVSFAIAASIVECLFILPSHFLDWPGAKKLEVQAKKESFHGKDPKFLIALKRMVDGVLQLTMRHKWKSMSVVFGAFLMAVIMLGVSVSGVMPLLRIKFFPDEYTLYYVSMEGPVGTDVYTASAKAKEVSRAVLAFGPGTTKACSGLGGMDINEDYENIFGSNRAIVTVELPVQGEQEYIENPDNDPELLLEVVRRKLEPLATDGWRFRVWPEQGGPPAGKDVNIRVLGPDQDAVLALANDINGWIKNNSALSQNLIDFTADTGTDNRVFRFSPIPSLVSEYGLTPAQVIALAGGILDGRFVGKFRAADEDIDLRMKIDKRFLKQPEDALDIPILEDDQGPVRVGDLVDVESYREPGQLNRFQGQRAITLTANIRAGASVSATSVVHDVKAYYETIQNRYPGATLSFAGEFESTGRSFTSLMYAFFIAIMLMYTILACQFQSYVQPAIILSAVAFALTGVVFGTFFTRSLFTVNSFIATVGVTGVVVNDSLVLLDFINRLYAAGYSRAEAIREGVRIRLRPILMTTLTTTLGLLPMALGIPYYSMVWGTMATTFVTGLCVATTLTLIVMPLEWDLLMRRKERKEKKRVEKAGLVQNVGEI from the coding sequence ATGAAAAAATATTCTCCGGTCCAGAATTTGATACGTCTGACGCTTGGTCAGAAAGTCTTCGTGAACCTCTTGTTCGTGCTGCTTATGGTGGTGGGTGTTTTTTGCGTCTTTGATCTGCCGGTTGAACGATATCCTGACGTGCGCATGGGCAAGGTTATCATTAGTGGGTTCCTGCCCGGTGCCAGCCCCGAAGAAGTAGAAACATTGGTCACGCGCAAGATAGAGGATGCCTTGCAGGATCTGGAGAACGTGGAATTCATCCGGTCCCGGTCATTCCGCCAGCGTGCATCCATTATGGTCAAGTTTCTGGATGATACTGATTACGACACTTTGTATGACGAATTACGTTTCAAAGTGTTGTCTGTGCAGAACGACCTGCCTGATGAGATGGACCCTCCGAGCTTCATGGTTATCAGGGTTTCCGAGTGGCTTCCTGTCATATCTGTTAATCTGGTGGGTGATAGATCAAACCGGGCATTGACCCTGATGGCCGAGGAAATGAAGTTGCCACTGCAACGCATTCCCGGAGTTAAGGAAGTCCAGATTGATGGCGAATACGAGCGTGAATTTCATGTGTCGCTTGATCCGCAGAAAATGATGCAGTTGGGAGTGACCTTTGACGAGGTTGGGCAGGCTCTTGAGGGGGCCAACGTGTCGGTCCCTGCTGGTGATTTTGTCAGTGACTCCGGTGAATATGTTATTGTGGTGGATGAAAAATTTCGATCCCGTGATGAAATTGCGGCCACGGTGGTTCGTCGCGATCTTGACGGATCGTTTGTGACCGTCGGGGACGTGCTGAGTCATGCGGGCATGGATTATCGGGATCCGTTCGTTGTTTCTTCGGTCAATGGCAAGGATTCCATTTCCATCAAGATTATTAAGACACCCCAAGGGAATTCGCTTGATATTGGTGCTGAGGTGGAAAGGGTCGTGGCGGCTTTCAAGTCCGTGCTGGACAAAGAAGGCGTCGAAACGGTCATGACGCAGGATCAGCGGATCAACGTGAATGAGAATATCAGTACGTTGGGATCAAACCTGTTGGTCGGTATCGTTTTGGTTTGTGTGTGCATCTGGCTTGTCATGGGCTTCCGTAACGCCATGCTGACCACGGTGGGCGTGCCCTTTTCCTTTTTGGTGACCATGATTATCATGTGGCTGACCAATAACTCCATTAATGAAATCACGTTATTTTCCTTTGTGTTGGTGAGTGGTATTATCGTGGATGATGCCATCGTGGTGGTGGAGAATATCTATCGGCACGTTCAGGAAGGTTTGCGGCTTAAAGAAGCTGTCATCGTCGGCACAGGTGAAGTGTTTTTGCCGGTCCTCGCCGCAACATCGACGACGGTTGCTGCCTTTTTGCCTATGCTGATCATGTCAGGGTCAACGGGCGAATTTTTTGCACAGGTGCCCAAGGCGGTCAGCTTTGCCATTGCCGCTTCCATTGTGGAATGCCTCTTCATTTTGCCTTCGCATTTTCTTGATTGGCCGGGTGCGAAAAAGTTGGAAGTGCAGGCAAAAAAGGAATCATTTCACGGCAAGGATCCGAAGTTTCTTATTGCCTTGAAGCGAATGGTGGACGGAGTCTTGCAATTGACCATGCGGCATAAATGGAAATCCATGAGTGTGGTCTTTGGGGCTTTTCTGATGGCTGTCATTATGCTTGGGGTGTCAGTGTCCGGCGTTATGCCCCTGTTGCGCATCAAATTTTTTCCAGATGAATATACGCTCTACTATGTTTCAATGGAAGGCCCTGTAGGGACAGATGTCTATACTGCCTCGGCAAAGGCCAAGGAAGTGTCGCGGGCAGTGTTGGCTTTTGGTCCCGGTACGACCAAGGCGTGTTCAGGACTTGGTGGCATGGACATCAATGAAGATTATGAAAATATTTTCGGGTCCAATCGGGCCATTGTGACCGTGGAATTGCCCGTTCAGGGAGAGCAGGAATATATTGAAAATCCGGATAACGACCCGGAGTTGTTGCTCGAAGTCGTGCGCAGAAAACTTGAACCATTGGCTACAGACGGATGGAGGTTTCGTGTCTGGCCGGAACAAGGTGGGCCGCCTGCGGGTAAGGACGTGAATATTCGCGTGCTCGGTCCGGATCAGGATGCCGTTCTGGCTTTGGCAAATGATATCAATGGTTGGATCAAGAATAATAGCGCATTATCACAAAATCTTATTGATTTTACCGCTGACACCGGTACCGATAATCGTGTGTTTCGATTCAGTCCCATACCCAGTCTTGTTTCTGAATATGGTCTGACTCCGGCGCAGGTTATCGCTTTGGCTGGTGGAATTCTCGATGGCCGATTTGTCGGCAAATTTCGTGCGGCGGATGAGGATATCGACCTACGCATGAAAATTGACAAGCGGTTTCTGAAACAGCCGGAAGATGCCTTGGATATTCCCATTCTTGAAGATGATCAAGGGCCGGTTCGTGTGGGGGATTTGGTTGATGTTGAGAGCTACCGTGAGCCGGGGCAGTTGAATCGTTTCCAAGGGCAACGGGCCATCACCCTGACGGCCAACATCCGGGCTGGCGCGTCGGTCAGTGCAACCAGCGTAGTGCATGATGTGAAGGCGTACTATGAGACAATTCAGAATCGGTATCCGGGGGCGACTCTGAGCTTTGCCGGTGAATTTGAGTCTACAGGGCGTTCATTTACTTCCCTTATGTATGCGTTTTTCATTGCGATTATGCTTATGTACACCATTTTGGCCTGTCAGTTTCAGTCCTATGTTCAGCCAGCTATCATTTTGTCGGCTGTTGCGTTTGCCTTGACCGGCGTGGTTTTTGGTACTTTTTTCACCCGTTCGTTGTTCACGGTAAATAGTTTTATCGCGACCGTGGGTGTGACCGGCGTGGTGGTCAATGATTCGTTGGTTCTGCTCGATTTTATCAACCGGCTGTATGCCGCGGGCTATAGTCGCGCCGAAGCAATTCGTGAAGGAGTTCGTATCAGGCTCAGGCCGATTCTCATGACTACGTTGACCACGACGTTGGGCCTGCTACCCATGGCTCTCGGTATTCCCTACTATTCAATGGTCTGGGGTACCATGGCTACGACCTTTGTGACTGGATTATGTGTGGCGACCACTTTGACATTGATCGTTATGCCTCTTGAGTGGGATCTGCTTATGCGCCGCAAGGAACGCAAGGAAAAGAAGCGCGTTGAAAAGGCGGGATTGGTGCAAAATGTGGGTGAAATATAA
- a CDS encoding efflux RND transporter periplasmic adaptor subunit yields the protein MHIYKSCSRIFLVGLPLLLAGIFLLGGCGSEATTEAAVPGSGLVQAAEAEAQSQTPPPRSTETFVAQSAARRSALTGFTRARNSMTLVTEESGRVQSVTADVGDTLGANGLFAQLDTTFIRLDLDTNRTDQQRLKSDLVYNKKEKERYEALVKNQNAAQSTLDSNVRAHQAALQQLRAKQVEERVLIERMKRFSLTGPSGWKVITRYVEPGEWITKGEKVAELGRYDVLLIPFALTSEEYRALKDMGETVSLRLTDLNSTIQAQVERVSPGFDPQSRKINVDLEISKGDFEFRGGIRCELVIELPDPGGAVEVPSSALIKAYEEHFLMTPDGKRVRVVLLGSADGDKRRVSSPDVQPGDIFLLHP from the coding sequence ATGCACATATATAAATCATGCTCAAGAATTTTTCTCGTAGGACTCCCCTTGTTGTTGGCGGGAATATTTTTGCTTGGCGGTTGTGGCAGCGAGGCCACGACAGAGGCCGCAGTACCCGGGAGCGGGCTTGTTCAGGCCGCGGAAGCAGAAGCTCAGAGCCAGACTCCTCCTCCGAGGTCTACGGAGACATTCGTGGCACAGTCTGCCGCCCGTCGATCTGCGTTGACTGGTTTTACACGTGCCAGAAATTCCATGACCCTTGTAACTGAGGAATCCGGCCGAGTGCAGAGCGTTACGGCTGACGTGGGTGACACGTTGGGCGCAAATGGTCTTTTCGCGCAGTTGGATACGACATTTATTCGTTTGGATCTGGATACCAATCGGACTGATCAGCAACGTTTGAAAAGTGATCTCGTTTACAACAAAAAGGAAAAAGAGCGGTACGAGGCTCTGGTCAAGAATCAGAATGCGGCTCAGTCCACTCTGGATTCTAACGTGCGGGCCCATCAGGCCGCCCTGCAACAACTTCGTGCCAAACAAGTGGAAGAGCGGGTGCTCATTGAGCGCATGAAACGGTTTTCGCTGACCGGCCCGTCGGGTTGGAAGGTCATTACCCGGTACGTGGAACCCGGCGAATGGATTACCAAAGGCGAAAAGGTCGCAGAGTTGGGGCGTTACGATGTCCTGCTTATCCCCTTTGCCTTGACCAGTGAAGAATATCGAGCGCTGAAAGATATGGGCGAGACGGTTTCGCTTCGGCTCACAGATTTGAACAGTACGATTCAGGCACAGGTCGAACGAGTTTCCCCCGGCTTTGATCCTCAGTCGCGTAAAATCAATGTGGATCTGGAAATATCCAAGGGTGATTTTGAATTTCGTGGCGGTATCCGGTGCGAGTTGGTCATAGAATTGCCAGACCCCGGCGGCGCTGTCGAAGTGCCCTCTTCTGCGCTTATCAAAGCGTATGAAGAGCACTTTCTCATGACCCCGGACGGTAAACGGGTGCGAGTTGTCCTGCTCGGTTCTGCAGATGGCGATAAGCGACGTGTTTCAAGCCCCGATGTACAGCCCGGCGACATCTTTTTGCTCCATCCATAG
- a CDS encoding TetR/AcrR family transcriptional regulator has protein sequence MSTKNRRERERDKMRRRILDAAKDLFVKEGFENVSMRRIAGVIEYSPGAIYRYFKNKREILSVLREEGFARYVERQHEGMKRYPDPMDRMRSGGKSYIQFALSEPEYYHLMFSTNCDQVDLDGEWAASSMHSYTHFRNTAQECIDTGYFGTVDVDTLVFALWSGVHGLAHLVSTGQVDVLHDGVDMDMLVDSILDFWMRPGKKDG, from the coding sequence ATGAGTACGAAAAATAGGCGTGAGCGAGAAAGGGATAAGATGCGTCGTCGCATCCTGGATGCGGCCAAGGATCTTTTTGTAAAGGAAGGATTCGAAAATGTATCCATGCGTCGGATTGCTGGTGTGATTGAGTATAGCCCCGGTGCTATTTATCGATATTTTAAGAATAAACGTGAAATTTTATCGGTGCTTCGCGAAGAAGGTTTTGCACGATATGTCGAGCGACAGCATGAAGGGATGAAGCGTTACCCGGACCCCATGGATCGTATGCGTAGCGGGGGTAAAAGTTATATTCAGTTCGCATTGAGTGAGCCTGAATATTATCATCTCATGTTCAGCACAAATTGTGATCAGGTTGATCTTGATGGCGAATGGGCAGCCAGTTCCATGCATTCATACACGCATTTTCGCAATACGGCACAAGAATGTATCGATACCGGGTATTTTGGCACCGTGGATGTCGATACCCTTGTTTTTGCTTTGTGGTCCGGTGTTCACGGATTGGCGCATCTTGTCAGTACAGGTCAAGTCGATGTGCTCCATGATGGTGTAGATATGGATATGTTGGTGGATAGCATTCTTGATTTTTGGATGCGTCCTGGAAAAAAGGATGGATGA
- a CDS encoding DUF2867 domain-containing protein gives MNDERLSHVESLAEFMKNADHIDVKSGESKASLLEFVAGVLSYQPGWMRALWRVRVWLLKSLGQGKQEIPDKKRFTEQSIPSTPGEKVDFFTVVESDQETFWVAEGKEKHLDAIIGVVAEDLDGGTDTRRFHVATVVKYNNSAGPIYFNIIRPFHHIVVRCAMKSVS, from the coding sequence ATGAATGATGAACGGTTGTCACATGTTGAGTCTCTGGCCGAGTTTATGAAAAATGCTGATCATATCGACGTAAAATCCGGTGAGAGCAAGGCTTCCCTGCTTGAATTTGTGGCCGGAGTTTTGTCCTATCAACCTGGTTGGATGCGGGCGTTGTGGAGAGTGCGTGTCTGGCTTTTGAAGTCTCTTGGGCAGGGCAAACAGGAAATACCGGACAAGAAGCGGTTTACTGAACAGTCGATTCCCTCCACCCCCGGAGAAAAGGTAGACTTTTTTACTGTCGTGGAATCTGATCAAGAAACATTTTGGGTCGCGGAAGGTAAAGAAAAGCATTTGGATGCAATCATCGGAGTTGTTGCGGAAGATTTGGACGGTGGAACGGATACCCGTCGATTTCATGTCGCGACAGTGGTCAAATATAATAATTCAGCAGGACCGATTTATTTCAATATAATACGTCCATTTCATCATATTGTAGTTCGGTGCGCTATGAAATCCGTATCGTAG